In a single window of the Thunnus maccoyii chromosome 7, fThuMac1.1, whole genome shotgun sequence genome:
- the LOC121900817 gene encoding uncharacterized protein LOC121900817 translates to MMKLILSLTLIWTLSSTAEAVRCWTGKGTDTKQQTLRSCNSTELCATVVYQENEIRNVTKDTTRLCLPSSLFSEGKHTFSFNVGFDAISATVHVCNTDGCNNQDISYPGVQKKNNLQCFTCDDQSSSVCNKTLQCVGAQDRCFSRTVVDSEDRGAVFHSFGCISANLCKVASHLELLPVPIPVKFSVAPKCCGGNFCNSAWSVKLNVIPLLFGLITLIIY, encoded by the exons CTGAAGCTGTTAGGTGTTGGACTGGTAAAGGGACTGACACAAAGCAACAGACCTTACGTTCATGTAACTCTACTGAGTTGTGTGCAACTGTTGTCTATCAAG AAAATGAGATTAGGAACGTCACTAAGGACACCACCAGGTTGTGTTTGCCATCCTCCCTTTTCAGTGAAGGAAagcacacattttcattcaatgtTGGTTTTGATGCTATATCTGCAACTGTTCATGTGTGCAACACAGATGGCTGCAACAATCAAGACATTTCTT ACCCTGGTgttcagaagaaaaacaacctgCAGTGTTTCACCTGTGATGATCAATCTTCTTCTGTGTGTAACAAGACATTACAGTGTGTGGGAGCGCAGGACCGCTGCTTTAGTCGGACTG TGGTAGATAGTGAAGACAGGGGCGCAGTATTTCATTCCTTTGGATGTATCTCTGCAAACCTCTGTAAAGTTGCTTCTCACTTGGAACTCCTGCCTGTTCCTATTCCTGTTAAATTCAGTGTTGCACCAAAATGTTGTGGAGGCAACTTCTGTAACTCAGCCTGGTCTGTCAAACTGAATGTGATCCCTTTGCTGTTTGGACTCATTACTCTTATCATCTattag